Proteins from a genomic interval of Clostridium cochlearium:
- a CDS encoding TetR/AcrR family transcriptional regulator, which translates to MAQHYTRKMIREVFINLLNERPLNKITVKDIATVCEINRNTFYYHYTDIYALLSEIFQIELQTVIDEYNDTLSWEESFIVATKFALENKTAIYHVYNSMQREELVNYIYNVSGNIMTRYIEKISNGISASSGDKKLIASFYQCALTEMVLRWISSGMKEEPETIIRRIGKLFNGNIELSLKRSANLDDA; encoded by the coding sequence TTGGCGCAGCATTATACCAGAAAAATGATTCGAGAAGTATTCATAAATCTGCTAAATGAGCGTCCACTTAATAAAATTACAGTTAAGGATATTGCTACGGTATGTGAGATCAACAGAAATACTTTTTATTATCACTATACAGATATATATGCACTTTTGTCAGAGATCTTCCAAATAGAACTTCAGACAGTTATTGATGAATATAATGATACACTTTCCTGGGAAGAGAGCTTTATTGTAGCTACTAAATTTGCTTTAGAAAATAAAACAGCCATTTATCATGTATATAATTCTATGCAGAGAGAAGAATTAGTGAACTATATATACAATGTATCAGGAAATATTATGACTCGATATATTGAAAAAATAAGCAATGGTATTTCAGCTTCTTCAGGAGATAAAAAACTCATTGCCTCTTTTTATCAGTGTGCTCTTACTGAAATGGTATTACGTTGGATTTCTTCTGGAATGAAGGAAGAGCCAGAGACTATTATCAGACGAATTGGGAAGCTCTTTAATGGAAATATTGAATTATCTCTTAAGAGAAGTGCTAATTTAGATGATGCCTAG
- a CDS encoding response regulator transcription factor produces the protein MFKILVVDDEEKIREVIREYAEFQGHIVIEANNGIEAINICKEEDFDVIIMDIMMPKLDGFSAYKEIRKIKDIPVLMLSARGEEYDKLFGFEIGIDDYVVKPFSPKEVMARLNVIVSRNTKANKKDNEKLKFDGLEIDIVGRSVYVDGTKIEMTPKEYDLLFYLVKNKNIALSRNKILNSVWGFDFFGDDRTVDTHIKMIRNSIGIYRNFIVTLRGFGYKFEYNK, from the coding sequence ATGTTTAAAATTTTAGTTGTAGATGATGAAGAAAAAATTCGTGAAGTCATTAGAGAATATGCTGAATTTCAAGGACATATTGTAATTGAAGCAAATAATGGTATAGAAGCAATAAACATATGCAAAGAAGAAGATTTTGATGTAATCATAATGGATATTATGATGCCAAAACTGGACGGTTTTTCTGCTTATAAGGAAATACGCAAGATCAAGGATATACCAGTACTTATGCTTTCTGCTCGCGGTGAAGAATATGATAAGCTCTTTGGATTTGAAATAGGAATCGATGATTACGTGGTTAAACCCTTTTCTCCTAAAGAAGTCATGGCTAGACTAAATGTAATAGTTAGCAGAAACACTAAGGCTAACAAAAAAGATAATGAAAAACTAAAATTTGATGGTCTAGAAATTGATATTGTAGGTAGAAGTGTATATGTAGATGGAACAAAGATTGAGATGACTCCTAAAGAATATGATCTTTTATTTTATCTGGTAAAAAATAAAAACATTGCCCTTTCAAGAAATAAAATTTTAAATTCGGTATGGGGTTTTGACTTTTTTGGTGATGATAGAACTGTAGATACCCATATAAAAATGATTAGAAATAGTATTGGAATCTATAGAAATTTTATTGTAACTTTACGAGGATTTGGATACAAATTTGAATATAATAAATAA
- a CDS encoding sensor histidine kinase, with product MKKSLDTKSLKFKLWIYFIVFTAIIMGILWLLQIVFLKTYYKSMKTNEINKIGNTLVSKYGNDNFEDIIYSTSFKRGIIIQIIDDKGQLILPSLGFQDPKPPKVDPMEVVMFIQKIQDSENGKVLYTVDNPRLRSPTVVYGAILGREHNKNLYLYINGLLDPIDSTTSVLKNQLIIVTILSFLLAIVVSFIIASKVSKPISKITNAASDLAKGDYNIVFESGDYTEINQLADTLNYATKELSKTEELRRDFIANVSHDLKTPLTLIKSYAELIRDISGNIPEKRNSHIKVIIDESDRLADLVNDILNLSKLQSGITLIDFSTFDIRKTTENILKKFEILIETDGYIFNFNYNEDALVVGDEKKMEQVIFNLISNAIYYTGEDKLVSINIKNLGEYIQFEVVDTGNGIPKEEIEHVWDRYYKLGKTHSRSTVGTGLGLSIVKSILDAHNVKYGIESTLGIGSRFWFQLNTKKYN from the coding sequence ATGAAAAAATCATTGGATACTAAAAGCCTAAAATTTAAGCTTTGGATTTACTTTATAGTATTTACAGCAATAATAATGGGCATATTATGGCTTTTACAAATAGTATTTCTAAAAACCTATTATAAATCTATGAAAACCAATGAAATTAATAAAATTGGAAATACCCTAGTTTCAAAATATGGGAATGACAATTTTGAAGATATAATATACAGCACTTCCTTTAAGAGAGGAATAATCATTCAAATTATAGATGACAAGGGTCAACTAATACTACCATCATTGGGATTTCAAGACCCTAAACCCCCTAAGGTAGACCCTATGGAAGTTGTTATGTTTATACAAAAAATACAAGATAGTGAGAATGGTAAAGTTTTATATACTGTTGATAATCCAAGGCTCAGATCCCCTACTGTAGTATACGGTGCTATATTAGGTAGAGAACATAATAAAAATCTATATCTGTATATAAATGGACTCCTAGATCCTATAGATTCTACAACCTCCGTTTTAAAAAACCAACTTATCATAGTTACAATATTATCTTTTTTATTAGCCATTGTTGTATCCTTTATCATAGCCTCAAAAGTATCAAAACCTATAAGCAAAATAACAAATGCTGCCTCAGACCTTGCTAAAGGTGATTATAATATTGTATTTGAAAGTGGCGATTATACCGAAATAAATCAATTGGCAGATACATTAAACTACGCTACTAAAGAACTTTCAAAAACAGAAGAATTGCGAAGAGACTTTATTGCAAATGTTTCCCATGATTTAAAAACTCCATTGACCTTAATAAAATCCTATGCAGAATTAATACGTGATATTTCTGGTAATATACCTGAAAAACGAAACTCCCACATAAAAGTTATTATAGATGAATCAGATAGATTGGCAGATTTAGTAAATGATATACTAAATTTATCTAAACTTCAATCCGGTATAACCCTTATAGATTTTAGTACCTTTGATATAAGAAAAACCACTGAAAATATACTAAAAAAATTTGAAATTCTTATAGAAACAGATGGTTATATTTTTAATTTTAACTATAATGAAGATGCATTAGTAGTAGGCGATGAAAAGAAGATGGAGCAGGTAATATTTAATTTAATAAGCAACGCCATATATTATACTGGTGAAGATAAGCTTGTATCTATTAATATAAAAAATTTAGGAGAATATATCCAATTTGAAGTAGTTGATACAGGTAACGGTATACCTAAAGAAGAAATAGAACATGTATGGGACAGATATTATAAATTAGGAAAAACCCACAGTCGCTCTACAGTTGGCACTGGTCTTGGCCTTTCTATAGTAAAAAGCATATTAGATGCTCACAATGTGAAATATGGTATAGAAAGTACTCTCGGTATAGGAAGTAGGTTTTGGTTTCAACTTAATACTAAAAAATATAATTAA
- a CDS encoding polyphosphate polymerase domain-containing protein — MRTIKYRHEYKIHINIGDYYIIRNRVKQIMKLDKHAKENGKYTIRSVYFDNLNDTALFEKISGINHREKFRIRFYNGDSSFILLEKKTKDNGLTAKQNTILTKNECIQILRGNIDWLNCRDEILLNELYVKMKNRLYRPKTIVDYMREAYTYSVGNVRITFDSSIRSGLFSTHIFNENLPTVEVLDPNTLILEVKFDEFIPDIIADIIQTGERQAKSVSKYALSRTFG, encoded by the coding sequence GTGAGGACAATTAAATATAGACATGAATATAAAATTCATATCAATATAGGAGATTATTACATAATCCGTAATAGAGTAAAACAAATAATGAAATTAGATAAGCATGCAAAAGAAAATGGTAAATACACCATAAGGAGTGTATACTTTGACAATCTAAATGATACTGCATTATTTGAGAAAATATCTGGAATAAACCATAGGGAAAAGTTTAGAATCAGGTTTTATAATGGAGATTCATCTTTTATACTTTTAGAAAAGAAGACTAAGGATAATGGACTTACTGCAAAACAAAACACAATTTTAACTAAAAATGAATGCATCCAAATACTAAGAGGAAATATAGATTGGTTAAATTGTAGAGATGAAATCTTATTAAATGAACTATATGTTAAGATGAAAAATAGACTTTATAGACCTAAAACTATAGTTGACTATATGCGCGAAGCCTATACATACTCTGTAGGTAATGTACGAATCACTTTTGATAGTTCCATACGAAGTGGTTTATTTTCAACACATATATTTAATGAAAATCTACCTACTGTAGAGGTACTAGATCCAAATACATTAATTTTAGAAGTGAAATTTGATGAATTTATTCCAGATATAATAGCTGATATTATCCAAACTGGAGAAAGACAAGCTAAATCCGTATCAAAATATGCTCTTAGTAGAACTTTTGGATAA